A genomic segment from Streptomyces antibioticus encodes:
- a CDS encoding DUF899 domain-containing protein: protein MSEHRVGTQEEFEGARAELLVEEKELTRRGDELARKRRELPWVPVEKDYRFETEGGTRSLADLFDGRSQLLVYHFMFGPPYEAGCPVCSSIADTLDPNAVHLKARDVTLICSSRAPVDKLLAYRERMGWSFDWVSAGGGDFHRDLGFTYTEEELRPFLAGEIPATVSQMAQACGTDVLGYVTEGPGLSCYTLSDGTVYRTYVTTARGLEPAMAYYGLLDRTPLGRHEEGEEAHWLRRHDEYRT from the coding sequence ATGTCCGAGCACAGGGTCGGCACGCAGGAGGAATTCGAGGGGGCGCGAGCGGAGCTGCTCGTGGAGGAGAAGGAGCTGACCCGGCGCGGTGACGAGCTCGCGCGGAAGCGGCGGGAGCTTCCCTGGGTGCCGGTCGAGAAGGACTACAGATTCGAGACCGAGGGCGGGACCAGGTCGCTCGCGGACCTCTTCGACGGGCGCTCGCAGCTGCTCGTCTACCACTTCATGTTCGGCCCGCCGTACGAGGCCGGATGCCCTGTCTGTTCCTCGATCGCGGACACGCTCGACCCCAACGCGGTCCACCTCAAGGCCCGCGACGTGACGCTGATCTGCTCCTCGCGGGCACCGGTCGACAAGCTCCTCGCCTACCGGGAGCGGATGGGCTGGAGCTTCGACTGGGTCTCCGCCGGCGGCGGCGACTTCCACCGCGACCTCGGCTTCACGTACACGGAGGAGGAGCTGAGGCCGTTCCTTGCGGGCGAGATCCCGGCGACCGTGAGCCAGATGGCGCAGGCGTGCGGCACGGACGTCCTCGGCTACGTCACCGAAGGCCCCGGGCTGAGCTGCTACACGCTGTCGGACGGCACCGTCTACCGGACGTACGTCACCACCGCGCGCGGCCTCGAGCCCGCCATGGCCTACTACGGCCTCCTCGACCGGACACCGCTGGGCCGCCACGAAGAGGGCGAGGAGGCCCACTGGCTGCGCCGCCACGACGAGTACAGGACCTGA
- a CDS encoding IS5 family transposase (programmed frameshift): MGRGTWSWIVPDGLWEIAKPLIPPSRVRPQGGGTQDTPDETLFAAIIYVLVSGCAWRALPPCFGISKSTAHRRFLIWSRAGVWGRLHETVLHRLDDAGLIDVTRVVLDTAHVRAKKGGEHTGPSPVDRGKPGSKMHILSDANGLPLVVGVSAANTHDSQGLKPMVLGHQTRHDPHRGRYFKPQRLHADKAYDRPDLRKWLRGKRIGVRIARKGIESSERLGRRRWVIERTMSWMSGYRRLSPRYERNPRNYLAFLGLAAALCCYKRLVRLTT; this comes from the exons ATGGGGCGGGGTACGTGGAGTTGGATTGTTCCGGACGGGCTGTGGGAGATCGCGAAGCCGCTGATCCCTCCGTCGAGGGTGCGGCCGCAGGGCGGCGGTACGCAAGACACGCCTGATGAGACGCTGTTCGCGGCGATCATCTACGTGCTGGTCAGCGGTTGTGCCTGGCGGGCTCTGCCGCCCTGCTTCGGGATATCGAAGTCGACCGCGCACCGCCGGTTCCTGATCTGGTCCAGAGCCGGCGTCTGGGGCCGCCTGCACGAGACCGTCCTGCATCGTCTCGATGACGCCGGCCTCATCGACGTCACCCGTGTCGTCCTCGACACCGCCCATGTCAGGGCTA AAAAAGGGGGCGAACACACAGGTCCGAGCCCCGTGGACCGAGGCAAGCCGGGTTCCAAGATGCACATCCTGTCGGATGCGAACGGACTGCCCTTGGTCGTCGGCGTCTCGGCCGCCAACACCCACGACAGCCAGGGACTGAAGCCCATGGTGCTGGGTCACCAAACGAGACACGACCCCCATCGCGGCCGGTACTTCAAACCCCAGCGCCTGCACGCGGACAAAGCCTACGACCGCCCGGACCTGCGTAAATGGTTACGCGGCAAGCGCATCGGAGTCCGGATCGCCCGCAAAGGCATCGAGTCAAGCGAACGGTTGGGGCGTCGCAGGTGGGTGATCGAGCGGACGATGTCGTGGATGTCTGGCTACCGCAGACTCAGCCCCCGCTATGAGCGCAATCCCCGTAACTACCTGGCCTTTCTCGGACTCGCCGCCGCCCTCTGCTGCTACAAGCGCCTCGTCCGCCTCACCACGTAG